In the Maribacter sp. MJ134 genome, one interval contains:
- a CDS encoding lytic transglycosylase domain-containing protein, with protein MKILKNVLMILGVVFVMGTLIFAVKSNTVGSKETESVVNDSIEKNVASSYRISSIDIPEDLNFAGEIVPQEDPEIMERVDREFLVNTYWQSNALLLMKRAHKYFPVIEPILAKNGIPDDFKYLAVAESGLTNVVSHAGATGFWQIMKETGREYGLEVNSNVDERYHLEKSTEVACEYLNKWKNKYGSWTLTAAAYNAGPGGINKYMRIQKVDNYYDLLLGQETGRYVFRIMAIKEILSNPEKYGFQIEKEDMYNAVPTFTVEIDEPVASFADFAKEYEITYKILKRHNPWLREPHLNNNSRKKYTIEIPNKGYYMESK; from the coding sequence ATGAAGATTTTAAAGAATGTTTTAATGATTTTGGGAGTGGTCTTTGTTATGGGCACACTAATCTTTGCCGTAAAATCCAATACTGTTGGGAGTAAAGAAACCGAGAGTGTTGTTAACGATAGTATAGAAAAAAATGTTGCTTCATCCTACCGGATTTCATCTATTGATATTCCAGAGGATTTAAACTTCGCCGGAGAAATAGTTCCTCAGGAAGACCCGGAAATAATGGAGCGCGTGGATAGGGAGTTCTTGGTGAATACCTATTGGCAGTCCAACGCTTTGCTTTTAATGAAGCGGGCCCACAAATATTTTCCGGTTATAGAACCTATTTTGGCTAAAAACGGAATTCCTGATGACTTTAAATATTTAGCGGTTGCTGAAAGTGGTTTAACTAATGTCGTGTCCCATGCCGGTGCCACCGGTTTTTGGCAGATTATGAAGGAAACAGGTCGTGAGTATGGTCTGGAGGTCAATTCCAACGTAGATGAAAGGTACCACTTGGAAAAGTCTACGGAGGTCGCTTGTGAATACCTTAACAAATGGAAGAATAAATACGGGAGTTGGACGCTTACGGCAGCAGCCTATAATGCTGGACCAGGCGGAATCAATAAATACATGAGAATTCAGAAAGTTGATAATTACTATGATTTGCTGTTAGGACAGGAAACAGGTAGATACGTGTTTAGAATTATGGCAATAAAGGAGATACTTTCCAATCCAGAAAAATATGGCTTTCAAATAGAGAAGGAAGACATGTACAATGCCGTACCTACGTTCACGGTTGAAATTGATGAGCCCGTAGCGAGCTTTGCGGATTTTGCCAAGGAATACGAAATTACCTACAAGATTTTAAAAAGGCACAATCCTTGGTTGCGGGAGCCACACCTCAATAACAACTCTAGAAAGAAATACACCATCGAGATTCCGAACAAGGGATATTATATGGAGTCTAAGTAG
- a CDS encoding DUF2892 domain-containing protein, which yields MFNKNIKLVIAGLIIAFAVYQMIEGYIGNGIFLILLSLIFIFLYFRNEIILLAFLRMRKQDLTGTQNWLNKIKNPEGALTTKQQGYYNYLHGIIFSQTNLTQAEKYFKKALKLGLTMDYDVAMAKLSLAGIAMQKRRKREATMLLNEAKKLDKNNMLTEQIRMMQQQMKKI from the coding sequence ATGTTCAACAAAAATATAAAACTTGTAATAGCGGGATTAATCATTGCCTTTGCCGTTTATCAAATGATTGAAGGTTATATAGGAAATGGAATATTCCTAATTTTGTTATCACTCATCTTTATATTCCTCTATTTCAGAAACGAGATTATACTTTTAGCCTTTCTAAGAATGCGAAAGCAAGACTTGACGGGTACCCAAAATTGGCTTAATAAAATTAAGAACCCAGAAGGAGCGCTTACCACGAAACAACAGGGTTACTACAATTATCTGCATGGCATTATCTTTTCACAGACCAATCTAACCCAAGCGGAAAAGTACTTTAAGAAAGCCTTGAAACTTGGTCTTACGATGGACTATGATGTAGCGATGGCAAAATTAAGCTTGGCGGGTATAGCTATGCAAAAAAGACGTAAAAGAGAGGCTACCATGTTACTCAACGAAGCAAAGAAATTGGATAAAAACAATATGCTGACCGAGCAGATTAGAATGATGCAGCAGCAAATGAAGAAGATATAG